The DNA segment AGCCGGGCCGCGGCACGCCGGCGCGCGAGCCGAGGCCCATGCAGGTCGGGCCGACGAGTTTGCCCCAGGCTTCCTCGCGCGTGAGGCACAGGCTGGAGACGCGAGGAAAGGCGACATGGCGCGGCTTGCCGGCGTGACGCTCGATGGCATGGCGCAGGCCCGTGAGTTCGAACCGCCACCCGCGCTCAACGGCAGCGGCCTGTTCGCGTCCGGCCGTGCTGTCGCCGAACCCGGCGCTCACGACACGGACGACGGTGCCGTTGCCGACGGGTTCGAGGGTCCAGTCGTCGGACATGCCGTCGTATTCCGTCTTCAGGTGTCGTGGCGGACTCCACGCGACGATCTTCGCGGTACCTTCGACCGTGCCCGGCCCCCACGAGTACCAGATGCCGCCGCCGGCACCGGGCTTGACCGCCGCGTCGATGGGGAACCAGCGTTTGAGGCCTTCCGCGGTGGCGATGGCGTCCCAGACGGCTTGGATCGGGGCGTGGACGGTGGTCTCGGCCTGGATCGTGCCTGGCTGCCGGGTGTCGGTCACTGGTCATCTCCTCGGTGGTGCTGCCGCGGGGGCAGGGGAGACGGTATCTTCGCAGACGGACGGCCGCCGCGTGGCCGCGCCGCAAGCCGGAGTGAACCATGCCCAGTCCCGAGAGCGCGTCGATCGAGTCGATCCTGCAGGAAAATCGCGTCTTCCAGCCCCGGCTGGCTGCGAACCTGGGGATGCCGCAGTGGCACGTGGCGTCGATGGAGGAGTACCGAGGGCTGCACCGGCGGTCAGTTGAAGACCCGGAGGGGTTCTGGGGCGAAGTGGCATCTGAACTGCACTGGTTCACGCCGTGGCGGCGTGTGCTGGAGTGGAAAGCCCCCGACGCGAAGTGGTTCGTGGGCGGGCGGACGAACCTGTCGTACAACTGCCTCGACCGCCAGATCGCGTCCGGGCACGGAGACCGGACCGCGATCATCTGGGAAGGCGAGCCGGTCGGGGCGGACGGGCCGGAGGTGCGGCGGCTGACGTACCGCGACCTGCACTCGGAAGCGTGCCGGTTCGCCAATGCGCTCAAGAGCGTTGGCGTGAAGAAGGGGGATGTGGTCACCATCTACATGGGGATGGTCCCCGAGGTGGCGGTGGCGATGCTCGCGTGCGCGCGGATCGGAGCGGCGCACTCGGTCATCTTCGGCGGGTTCAGTTCGCAAGCGATCATTGACCGTGTGCACGACGCGAAGAGCAGGGTGATCGTGACGTGCGACGGGGCGTGGCGGCGCGGGAACGTCGTGCCCTTGAAGGAGAACGTGGACGCGGCGTGCGCGCAACTCGCGGACACGCCCGAGGCGGTGCGCACGGTGTTCGTGCTGCGCCGGTGCGGGAACAGCGTCAGTTGGCACGAAGGGCGCGACCATTGGTGGCACAACGCCGTGCGCGCCGTGGCGGCGAACTGCCCGGCCGAGCCGATGGACTCGGAGGACATGCTGTTCCTGCTGTACACCTCCGGCTCGACGGGCAAGCCGAAGGGGATTCTGCACACGACCGGCGGGTACATGGTGCACACGTACCTGACGAGCAGGCTGGCGTTCAACCTCGTGCCCGACGCGGGGCAGGTGTTCTGGTGCACGGCGGACGTGGGCTGGGTGACGGGCCACTCCTACATCGTGTACGGGGTGCTGCCGAACCGCGTGCCGACCGTGATGTACGAGGGCGCGCCGAACTTCCCGGGGGAGGACCGCTTCTGGTCCATCGTCGCGCGGCACAAGGTGACGCAGTTCTACACCGCGCCGACGGCGATCCGGGCGTTCATGAAGTGGGGCGACGAGCACCCGCGCCGGCACGACCTCTCGTCGCTGAAGGTGCTGGGCACCGTGGGCGAGCCGATCAACCCCGAGGCGTGGATGTGGTACCACCGGACGATCGGCGGCGAGCGATGCCCGATCGTGGACACCTGGTGGCAGACGGAGACGGGCGGGCACATGATCACGCCGCTTCCCGGGTGCACGCCGACCAAGCCCGGCTCGTGCACGCTGCCGTTCTTCGGGGTGGACGCGGCGGTGGTGAACGAGCGCGGCGAGGAGCAGCCGCCGAACACGGGCGGGCTGCTGGTGGTGCGCCGACCGTGGCCGGGGATGCTGCGCGGCATCTACGGCGACCGGGAGCGGTTTGTGCAGACGTACTTCTCTCGCGTGCACAGCCCGGTGAACGGCGAGCCGTACTACTTCACGGGCGACGGGGCGCGGCGCGACGCCGACGGATACTTCTGGATCATGGGTCGTGTGGACGACGTGATCAACGTGGCGGGGCACCGGCTGGGAACGATGGAGGTCGAGTCCGCGCTGGTGTCGCACGAGGCGGTGGTGGAGGCGGCGGTGGTCGGGATGCCGCACGAGATCAAGGGGACGGGGATCGCGGCGTTCTGCACGCTGGAGCCGAGCCGCGAACCGAAGTCGCCGGCGGAGGCCGACGCGCTGAAGGCCGCGCTGCGCGAGCACGTGTCGAAGGAGATCGGGGCGATCGCGCGGCCGGACCAGGTGCGGTTCACGCCCGCGCTGCCCAAGACGCGGAGCGGGAAGATCATGCGGCGGTTGCTGCGGTCGATCGCGGCGGGGGAGGAGAAGATCACGCAGGACACGACGACGCTGGAGGACTACAGCGTGCTGGCGAAACTGAAGGAAAGCGAAGAAGTGTGACATGACAAAGACGGCATGCGCGCGCGCGTTCGCTGCGTTCGTCCTGCTCGGGCTTGCGGCGTGGCACGGGGGCTGCGCCGCGGTGGTCGTGTATGCCTACGCGAACGGGGAGACGACGCACGACGTTGACGCGCCGCTGGAGGAGGTGTGGGAGGCCGCGCTCGGGGCGTTCGAGGATCTCGAACTTCCGGTGGCGGCGTCGTCGCGGGATGAGGACTCGGCGCGGATCAGGTCGCGCACGCCGGGCGGGGAGGAGATCACGCTCCGCTTGCAGCAGCGGAGGGTGGACCAGACGCGCGCGAAGGTTCGCATCGGCCTGTTCGGCGACGAGAAGCGCTCGCAGGAAATCATCCGGTCGATCGAGGGGAGGCTGGGGCTGGCTGCGCCCGCGGATTCGGCCGCGGCGTCCCCGTGAGCGGGAGGGCGGTATGCTCGGCCCATGCATCCCGATGAAACCCGCGGCGTGCCTCCCCAACAACCGGGCGTGATCCCCGCGCCACCCTCGTCGCTTGCCCCGGTGTCGGAGTCGTCGCGCATCGACGCGATCGATGCGGTGCGGGGTTTCGCGCTGCTGGGCATCTTCCTGGTCAACGTGGGGATGCACGGGGACGTATTCGGGCCGTACCTGGACCCTTCGCCGCCGAAGGGGCTGGCGACGCCGGACCTTGTGGCGCACTACTTCACAAAGGCGTTCTGCGAGGGGAAGTTCTACCCGCTGTTCTCGCTGCTGTTCGGGGTGGGGCTGGCGCTGCAGTGGAAGCGGGCGGTCGCGGCGGGTCGGAGCCTGCTGGGGACGGGCTCGCGTCGGCTGCTCATCCTCATGCTGATCGGGCTGACGCACGCGCTGCTGATCTGGTACGGCGACATCCTGTTCATCTACAGCACGACGGGGCTGCTGCTCCTGCTGCTCATCAACTGCCGGGCGAAAACGCTGGCGATCACCGGGGCGTGCATGATGGCGGTGTGCGCCGTGCTCGGGCTGGGGTTCGGCACGCTCGGTGCGCTCCAGGAGGCGTCACGCTCGGGGACTCCGACGGCGGAGATTGCAGCGGAAGGGGCTGCGCAAACGCCGCCTGGGCCTGCCGAGGCGGCCGACGAAGACGCCGAGCCTGACACACCGGACGAGTCGAACGATGCAGCACAGCCCGAGGCCGAGGCGGGCGAGCACGAACTCTCACAACCGCTCACGCCGATCGACCGCGCGCTCGCCGTGTTCAGGGATCCGGCCCAGATGCAGGGAGTCGGTGGCCCGTTGACGTCGCCCGTGTGGATTGAAGCGGAGCGTGAGGCCTACCGCGAGGGGCCGTTCAAGCAGGCGTTCTTCTTCCGGGCCGTGACGTTCGCGTCGTTCATGGTGTTCTCTGTCTTCGGCTTCTGGTGGAACGTCGCGGCGATGTTCCTGTTCGGCGCGGCCATGCTGAAGGCGGACCTGTTCGAGGAACGCAACGCCCACTGGCACAAGCGGCTCGCCCTTGCGGGGGTGCTGATCGGGCTGCCGGCGGGAGTGCTCTACGCTTTCCTGCCGCGGATCGCGCCGATCTGGGTGTTCATGCTGCTCGGGAACGTGCTCATCATGGTTGGCGGGCCGATCCTGAGCCTGGGCTACCTCGGCGCGATCACGCTGGTGGTGCGGTCGGGGCGGGCGCGAGCGGTCACGGGCGCTCTGGCGAAGGTCGGTCGGATGGCGCTGACGAACTACCTGCTCCAGTCGATCATCGCGACGGGCATCTTCTACTGGTGGGGCCTGGGCCTCTTCGGCGAGACGACGAAGACGGAGCGCGTGGGGATCGTGCTGGGCATCTACGCGGCGCAGGTCGCGTTCAGCATCGCGTGGCTGCGTTTCTTCCGGTTCGGACCGATGGAGTGGGTGTGGCGGAGCCTGACGTACCTGCGTCCGCAGCCGATGCTGCGGCGAGAGACGGACTCGATTGGCGCGGTTCAGTAGTCGATGCCGCGCATACCCTTGTGTGTCGTTAGCACTCGCCATGCCACCGCGCCATATGGCCGTGGAAGTTCGGACATCATCACGGGAGGATCGGTTCTGGTTCGCACGGACGCCGACCCATCAACCATGGCGACACTCCAGTGCGAGGCAAACCGCGCTTCGAGGAGCCCCAGATCCACGAACATGCCCTTGCTCGCCGGAAAGACCGCTTCGTCCAGCCGAACGCCGGAGTACAGTGCATCGGACGAGGGTGGATCAAAGCCGACCCAATACTCCGGGCGCGCATGAGCCGCATGCGTCAACCAGAAGAACGTGCGAATGATGGTGGGATCGTCAATGTCCCCTGGATACTCAGGCAATCGCGAGGTGCGCGGCAGTTGCGACAAATCAATGCCGTGGTTCAGCAGTACGCTGGGCCAGAGCGAGGACTGCCCCCTGAAGTATGTCGGCGCTTCCCCGAACGGCCATTCACGATCCGACAAGGTTCCCAACGCCGGCTGTTCCGGGGTGGCCAGGTAGGGCATGAAGCCCCGCTCTGCAGAAGCATACATCGACACAGCGGCATGGCATTGACGCATCGCCGAGAGCGACACCGCTACCTTTCCCTGCCGCCTGCTGCTCCCTATGACCGGTAGTGCGATTGCCAGAATGACGGCGAGGACGGAGATGACGACAAGGGTCTCTATCAGTGTGAACGCCGCATCAGGAGCCGGACGGGGGAGTGCTCCGGAACGCCCCTCGCCACCGGCTGAAGCAATCCACGCCGCGAAGACGATAAGCCCGATGTTCCTCGCGAACCCGAGAAGCGCAGCGGCACGCGCATCGAGAAATTCAGGGTTCCATGCGCCCAAGCAAGCGCACCGAGGCGGCCTGGCCATCGAACCCATATAGAGCAAAACGAGAGCGAACGCTCCAAGCAACAGCGCGGCTGCCAAAGCGGGCCAGCGCGGCGCGCGGCATGAGCCTACCAAGACGACTCCTAGCACAACCTCAACTGCGAGAACGCTGATCGTCAGCCCGGTGCGGATCGACGCGAATGGCAAATCGATCGCGCCGAGCATCGAAGCGAGAATAACATCAATCGCGGAGGCGAAGCCGTGGATGCTGTACAGTTTGCTCAGCGCGGCGTATAGGAACACGCACCCGAGAGCGACAGAGCCAGCCGCACGCCAGTTCATGGGGCTCGAGGTTTGCCCGTCGCGGTGGTTCAAGCTAGAACTCCGTGCAGGTCCACGCGGTATCCGAGCCAATGTAGTTTTGAACTGACACGCCGTCAATCCACCAGCGCGATGTGTCCGGGTCGTGGAACAGGCTGATCATCAGCGGACGGCGTTGTGAGCCGGCCACGCCGACAATAAAACCCGCCTGGGCAGCGATCGCCTCGCCGTGCTTGGCGACGACCTGCTGGCGCATCACGGCTGGTTGCATCCAGAACCGACACGCGGCTGACGACTTGCCCAGCCAGAGGTCGGACCCCAACCCGCCGGCTGGGTAGCGGCTGACAAAATAGTCTCGGTTGGTACGGGCAAACGTGATGATGGCCGCTTCCGTATCCGTGCACATCTCGACGGGCAACGCTCGACGCGATGGCTCGTGCATCCACAATGCGCGCAGCACGACAAGAGGCTCTTCACCGTTCGCGCCGCAGCGCTGGGCGAGTCGGGCCAACGGTCCGTACCGTGACTCGAACTCTTCCGTCGTTTTGAGGCGGTACCCGTACTCCGTCAAGGTTGAGACATACTCGTCGGCTGTTTGTGCGCTCATTCTTGCGATGAGAAACCGAGCCACCTCATCGCGTATCTGTGCCACTGCGTTCGGCACGCGAGCGGACAACTCTTCAGGATCTTCAACGACCGCACTCGCGACCACGCGAGTGACAACCGCAGGATCATGGAGCCGGAGCGCACTGAACCTCGAGTACACCCGCTTGCCTTCGGCCATCCAAAACCGCTGAGGGTCCGTTTCGGGCGACAGCCTTGTCAGTCGAACGTACGCAAGCACCCCAATCGCCAAGCTGGCAGCAACCGCGACGACGGCGAGGCGGGTGCAGTACGGGAACATGGCGGTCTCCGGTGTCTCGAATGACCTGCTGATTCGGTATCAGGGTTGACAGTTGTTCTGGGT comes from the Synechococcales cyanobacterium CNB genome and includes:
- a CDS encoding type II secretion system protein; its protein translation is MNHRDGQTSSPMNWRAAGSVALGCVFLYAALSKLYSIHGFASAIDVILASMLGAIDLPFASIRTGLTISVLAVEVVLGVVLVGSCRAPRWPALAAALLLGAFALVLLYMGSMARPPRCACLGAWNPEFLDARAAALLGFARNIGLIVFAAWIASAGGEGRSGALPRPAPDAAFTLIETLVVISVLAVILAIALPVIGSSRRQGKVAVSLSAMRQCHAAVSMYASAERGFMPYLATPEQPALGTLSDREWPFGEAPTYFRGQSSLWPSVLLNHGIDLSQLPRTSRLPEYPGDIDDPTIIRTFFWLTHAAHARPEYWVGFDPPSSDALYSGVRLDEAVFPASKGMFVDLGLLEARFASHWSVAMVDGSASVRTRTDPPVMMSELPRPYGAVAWRVLTTHKGMRGIDY
- a CDS encoding DUF418 domain-containing protein, with translation MHPDETRGVPPQQPGVIPAPPSSLAPVSESSRIDAIDAVRGFALLGIFLVNVGMHGDVFGPYLDPSPPKGLATPDLVAHYFTKAFCEGKFYPLFSLLFGVGLALQWKRAVAAGRSLLGTGSRRLLILMLIGLTHALLIWYGDILFIYSTTGLLLLLLINCRAKTLAITGACMMAVCAVLGLGFGTLGALQEASRSGTPTAEIAAEGAAQTPPGPAEAADEDAEPDTPDESNDAAQPEAEAGEHELSQPLTPIDRALAVFRDPAQMQGVGGPLTSPVWIEAEREAYREGPFKQAFFFRAVTFASFMVFSVFGFWWNVAAMFLFGAAMLKADLFEERNAHWHKRLALAGVLIGLPAGVLYAFLPRIAPIWVFMLLGNVLIMVGGPILSLGYLGAITLVVRSGRARAVTGALAKVGRMALTNYLLQSIIATGIFYWWGLGLFGETTKTERVGIVLGIYAAQVAFSIAWLRFFRFGPMEWVWRSLTYLRPQPMLRRETDSIGAVQ
- a CDS encoding SRPBCC domain-containing protein translates to MTDTRQPGTIQAETTVHAPIQAVWDAIATAEGLKRWFPIDAAVKPGAGGGIWYSWGPGTVEGTAKIVAWSPPRHLKTEYDGMSDDWTLEPVGNGTVVRVVSAGFGDSTAGREQAAAVERGWRFELTGLRHAIERHAGKPRHVAFPRVSSLCLTREEAWGKLVGPTCMGLGSRAGVPRPGSVVQFVTGARDRLEADLLIHDPPYELTAVVYDWDDALVRLRVDAPLAGGEGLEASIFVAIHGDRAAEARGIESRWGDLLRTALA
- a CDS encoding DUF3568 family protein translates to MTKTACARAFAAFVLLGLAAWHGGCAAVVVYAYANGETTHDVDAPLEEVWEAALGAFEDLELPVAASSRDEDSARIRSRTPGGEEITLRLQQRRVDQTRAKVRIGLFGDEKRSQEIIRSIEGRLGLAAPADSAAASP
- the acs gene encoding acetate--CoA ligase, whose product is MPSPESASIESILQENRVFQPRLAANLGMPQWHVASMEEYRGLHRRSVEDPEGFWGEVASELHWFTPWRRVLEWKAPDAKWFVGGRTNLSYNCLDRQIASGHGDRTAIIWEGEPVGADGPEVRRLTYRDLHSEACRFANALKSVGVKKGDVVTIYMGMVPEVAVAMLACARIGAAHSVIFGGFSSQAIIDRVHDAKSRVIVTCDGAWRRGNVVPLKENVDAACAQLADTPEAVRTVFVLRRCGNSVSWHEGRDHWWHNAVRAVAANCPAEPMDSEDMLFLLYTSGSTGKPKGILHTTGGYMVHTYLTSRLAFNLVPDAGQVFWCTADVGWVTGHSYIVYGVLPNRVPTVMYEGAPNFPGEDRFWSIVARHKVTQFYTAPTAIRAFMKWGDEHPRRHDLSSLKVLGTVGEPINPEAWMWYHRTIGGERCPIVDTWWQTETGGHMITPLPGCTPTKPGSCTLPFFGVDAAVVNERGEEQPPNTGGLLVVRRPWPGMLRGIYGDRERFVQTYFSRVHSPVNGEPYYFTGDGARRDADGYFWIMGRVDDVINVAGHRLGTMEVESALVSHEAVVEAAVVGMPHEIKGTGIAAFCTLEPSREPKSPAEADALKAALREHVSKEIGAIARPDQVRFTPALPKTRSGKIMRRLLRSIAAGEEKITQDTTTLEDYSVLAKLKESEEV